In a genomic window of Shouchella clausii:
- a CDS encoding glycosyltransferase family 2 protein yields MGIFNLFSKKEDEKAYYNKVDYSILNEAALKNDTKVSVVVPVYNAIAYLEKTVDSIIKQTIGFENITCILVDDGSNDGSRELLKSYSETYKNIVSIFLETNTGTPAFPRNLGTHLANSKYIMYVDADDWLSLDGIQILYDLLEETNGKYAVGKSIQVDSKGQKVIGRYESSKVRHNVSPFSIKHLFYHLGPRARMMSLDLIKHHKIRYPEMKFAEDKQFFIDVILAAGEISTTTETIYYLNRIDDNDSLTKQTDIGEKMDSNIKVLKYVLNKKLEPEKEKNIVNRLIEFDCITRLFDRKHFVKSKDKQLYYAKFHEAMGIFKKAKRPYEIRETIIKPINVIYFDLAMAKDYGTLEALAKWSKKGGETKQIIENGLPYNVAVLENGKEMKIPVRLKAELDTEMQDQEKIQLKIKLTGHSLSPIEGVALIDRANVDNVYQLPNAVKQKEDSVVVSLKMEELNVLPKGSYEFALMYDDYEKKLVKKRTETTLTAKLDNGKKFNLYKTINNNIGVKVK; encoded by the coding sequence ATGGGTATCTTCAATTTATTCTCTAAAAAGGAAGATGAAAAAGCGTACTACAACAAGGTGGATTACTCGATATTAAATGAAGCAGCGCTTAAGAACGACACGAAGGTGTCTGTAGTAGTGCCTGTATATAATGCGATCGCCTACTTAGAGAAGACGGTTGATTCGATTATTAAGCAAACGATTGGGTTTGAAAACATAACTTGCATCCTTGTCGACGATGGTTCAAATGACGGATCAAGGGAATTGTTGAAGAGTTACTCAGAAACCTACAAAAATATCGTTAGCATTTTCCTGGAAACGAACACCGGTACCCCAGCGTTTCCGAGGAACTTGGGAACGCATTTGGCAAATTCGAAGTACATTATGTATGTAGACGCCGATGATTGGCTTTCGTTAGATGGCATTCAAATTTTGTATGACTTGTTAGAAGAGACAAATGGAAAGTATGCCGTTGGAAAGTCGATTCAAGTTGACTCAAAAGGACAAAAGGTTATTGGAAGATACGAATCGAGTAAAGTCAGGCACAATGTCTCACCTTTTTCGATCAAGCATTTGTTTTACCATTTAGGGCCAAGAGCGCGGATGATGAGTTTAGATTTAATCAAACATCATAAAATCCGTTATCCAGAAATGAAGTTTGCTGAGGACAAGCAATTTTTTATAGATGTGATTTTGGCTGCAGGAGAAATCTCGACAACGACTGAGACGATTTATTATTTAAATCGAATCGATGACAACGATTCTCTGACAAAACAAACGGATATTGGCGAGAAAATGGACTCGAACATTAAAGTTTTAAAATACGTATTAAATAAGAAGCTGGAGCCGGAAAAAGAAAAAAACATCGTCAACCGCTTAATTGAATTTGACTGCATTACGAGGCTTTTTGACCGGAAACACTTTGTAAAAAGCAAAGATAAACAACTGTATTATGCCAAATTCCATGAGGCAATGGGCATTTTCAAAAAGGCCAAACGCCCTTATGAAATTAGAGAGACGATTATTAAGCCAATAAACGTTATTTATTTTGATTTGGCAATGGCAAAGGATTATGGCACGCTAGAAGCATTGGCAAAATGGTCGAAAAAAGGTGGAGAAACAAAACAGATTATAGAGAACGGGCTTCCTTACAATGTTGCCGTATTGGAAAATGGGAAAGAAATGAAGATTCCCGTTCGGTTAAAAGCAGAATTGGATACAGAAATGCAAGACCAAGAAAAAATCCAACTGAAAATTAAACTGACTGGCCATTCCCTGTCTCCGATTGAAGGAGTTGCCTTAATAGACAGGGCCAATGTGGACAACGTCTACCAGCTACCGAATGCAGTAAAACAGAAAGAGGACTCTGTGGTAGTTTCACTGAAAATGGAAGAATTAAACGTTCTTCCAAAAGGCTCATACGAGTTTGCCCTGATGTATGACGACTATGAAAAGAAACTAGTTAAAAAACGAACGGAAACCACATTGACCGCTAAACTTGATAACGGCAAAAAGTTTAATCTGTATAAAACAATCAACAACAATATAGGCGTTAAAGTAAAATAA
- the galU gene encoding UTP--glucose-1-phosphate uridylyltransferase GalU, with protein sequence MKPIKKAIIPAAGLGTRFLPATKAMPKEMLPIVDKPTIQYIVEEAIESGIEDIIIVTGKGKRAIEDHFDHAFELEENLAKKEKFELLEAVQQAGKVDIHYIRQKEPKGLGHAVWCARKFIGNEPFAVLLGDDIVQHEKPCLKQLIEQYEEKQASIIGVQQVPREETNRYGIIDPANQEGRLYGVSRFVEKPKVEEAPSNLAILGRYLLTPEIFAHLEKQETGAGGEIQLTDAIQKLNEEQQVYAYDFEGKRYDVGEKLGFVLTTLEFAMQREELKPALIKKMKEYLELENMLKQ encoded by the coding sequence ATGAAACCAATCAAAAAAGCAATCATTCCAGCAGCTGGCCTAGGAACGCGTTTCCTGCCAGCCACAAAAGCAATGCCAAAAGAAATGTTGCCAATTGTTGACAAGCCGACGATTCAATACATTGTTGAAGAAGCGATTGAGTCAGGAATTGAAGACATTATTATCGTTACTGGAAAAGGCAAACGCGCAATTGAAGACCACTTCGACCATGCGTTTGAACTCGAAGAAAACCTTGCGAAAAAAGAAAAGTTTGAGCTTCTTGAAGCGGTACAACAAGCAGGCAAAGTCGATATTCATTACATTCGCCAAAAAGAGCCGAAAGGGCTTGGCCACGCGGTTTGGTGCGCTCGCAAATTCATTGGCAATGAGCCGTTTGCAGTTTTGCTTGGCGATGACATTGTCCAACACGAGAAGCCGTGCTTAAAACAGCTCATTGAACAATATGAGGAAAAACAAGCGAGTATTATAGGCGTCCAGCAAGTTCCTAGAGAAGAAACAAACCGGTATGGAATCATTGACCCAGCAAACCAAGAAGGGCGCTTGTATGGCGTTAGCCGCTTTGTTGAGAAGCCAAAAGTGGAAGAGGCACCTTCGAACTTGGCGATTTTAGGACGCTATTTGTTGACACCAGAAATCTTTGCCCATTTAGAAAAACAAGAGACGGGCGCAGGCGGAGAAATTCAGCTTACCGACGCGATTCAAAAGTTAAACGAAGAACAACAAGTCTATGCCTACGATTTTGAAGGCAAGCGCTACGACGTGGGTGAAAAACTAGGGTTTGTGTTAACAACATTAGAATTTGCTATGCAGCGTGAAGAGCTTAAACCAGCGCTGATTAAAAAAATGAAAGAGTATCTCGAACTCGAAAACATGCTCAAACAGTGA
- a CDS encoding SH3 domain-containing protein, whose product MFPIQKKLMLAGSSASIVALVASALPLQSAYASSITVKESHYDLSFDAAVDRQMGLSARPQTDKNGRWENASRSDVAYYMNANNFKQGTSSYLQFLNLSSSAGLSAEAINSQLLSDKGILQGQGQAFINASKLYGVNEIYLISHALLETGNGKSQLATGVQVNGKTVYNMYGIGAYDGNAVSAGAQYAYNQGWFTPEDAIIGGARFVSNNYFARGQNTLYKMRWNPANPGTYQYATDVGWAVKQTHQMSNLYSLVDDYEMTFDVPVYKNQPTGDAGNDKLEQLPTGTFGTTTARLNVRTGPGTSHSIVTTLDKDTKIELLAKQGNWYQIAVGNTTGFVSGDYLKLDKPSEDNVEDSDQEPISYGETTARLNLRSQPNTSSNVLTTLALGQKLEILKKEGNWYRVRAGHQSGWVSADYVKITSNGEDKESPSLGSATTTARLNLRSGAGTNHSIITTLAKGQKVELLKKQGGWYQVKAGSRTGWVSADYLNVNGSGNVDNAPSIGSATTTARLNLRSGAGTNHSIITTLAKGQKVELLKKQGGWYQVKAGSRTGWVSADYLNVNGSGNVDNAPSIGSATTTARLNLRSGAGTNHSIITTLAKGQKVELLKKQGGWYQVKAGNRTGWVSADYLNVNGSGNVDNAPSIGSATTTARLNLRSGAGTNHSIITTLAKGQKVELLKKQGGWYQVKAGNRTGWVSADYLNVNGSGNVDNAPSIGSATTTARLNLRSGAGTNHSIITTLDKGQKVELLKKQGGWYQVKAGSRTGWVSADYLNVNGSSNADSAPSIGSATTTARLNLRSGAGTNHSIITTLDKGQKVELLKKQGGWYQVKAGNRTGWVSADYLNVNGSSNADSAPSIGSATTTARLNLRSGAGTNHSIITTLNKGQKVELLKKQGGWYQVKAGNRTGWVSADYLNVSNNQAKTEAVETVIDRGTTTARLNLRVEPNTSSKIMTTLNNGQQLDILKKQGSWYYVKVGSQTGWVSSQYVKLTEAKPTVQVMARTFSFASIAPEMEPNEEANESVTDIVNEENDVADSENSQSEKQQPADEDEKEEDKQDVPESDGNQEQDNLANNEEEPTQAVSPDKELDTDENAEEPAIDESDTDLHSGEANDDAVKEDDLVVDENEQASETTGTENNAENEESDLPTSEDAPSEENDSSDESSLEEPQNPETDATKEEQDLETDASTEEQDSETDASTEEQDPETDTSTEEQDPETDTGAEEQDLETDTSTEEQDLAEQVAEEEHGDTDRTSEDQDSPVSGTTENNEADENSEFVQEQEEEESDVAGDEDEASPEEAEASSEQDEEPSEATEEQQTAVGKKIQLTENTLLFSEASSNSEQLLELFEDDMIEILEEDTDFVKVKANGVEGWIAVEALAAVLH is encoded by the coding sequence GTGTTCCCTATTCAAAAGAAACTTATGCTTGCTGGCAGTTCTGCGTCTATAGTCGCTTTAGTGGCATCGGCGCTTCCACTGCAATCTGCTTATGCAAGCTCAATTACTGTAAAAGAAAGCCATTACGATTTGTCGTTTGATGCAGCTGTAGATCGGCAAATGGGCCTCTCAGCCCGACCTCAGACCGATAAAAATGGCAGATGGGAAAATGCAAGCCGCTCTGACGTGGCTTATTATATGAATGCCAATAACTTCAAACAAGGAACCTCTTCCTATCTGCAATTTCTAAATTTGTCTTCCAGTGCTGGACTAAGCGCCGAAGCAATTAACAGCCAACTCCTTTCAGATAAGGGAATCTTACAAGGTCAAGGCCAGGCATTTATTAATGCAAGCAAGCTTTACGGCGTGAATGAAATCTACTTAATTTCCCACGCACTGCTAGAAACGGGTAATGGCAAATCCCAACTAGCTACTGGCGTGCAAGTCAATGGCAAAACGGTCTACAACATGTACGGCATTGGCGCTTATGATGGAAACGCGGTCAGCGCAGGCGCCCAATATGCATACAACCAAGGCTGGTTTACACCAGAAGACGCCATCATTGGCGGTGCTCGGTTTGTTTCTAACAACTACTTTGCCCGCGGCCAAAATACGCTTTACAAAATGCGTTGGAACCCAGCTAATCCTGGTACATATCAATATGCAACAGATGTAGGCTGGGCTGTCAAGCAAACCCATCAGATGTCCAACCTATATAGCCTTGTAGATGACTATGAAATGACATTTGACGTTCCAGTATACAAAAACCAGCCAACAGGAGACGCAGGAAACGATAAATTGGAGCAACTCCCAACTGGGACATTTGGGACAACGACTGCTCGCTTAAATGTGCGGACTGGCCCAGGTACCAGCCACTCGATTGTGACGACTTTGGATAAAGATACAAAAATCGAGTTGTTAGCAAAACAAGGGAATTGGTATCAAATCGCAGTTGGCAATACAACTGGTTTTGTTTCTGGAGATTACTTGAAACTTGACAAGCCAAGTGAGGACAACGTCGAAGATTCTGATCAAGAGCCGATTTCTTACGGTGAAACAACGGCAAGGCTTAATTTGCGTAGCCAACCAAATACGTCTAGCAACGTTCTCACAACTCTTGCATTAGGACAAAAGCTTGAAATCCTCAAAAAAGAAGGAAACTGGTACCGCGTCCGCGCTGGCCACCAATCTGGTTGGGTATCGGCTGATTATGTCAAAATTACAAGCAATGGAGAGGACAAAGAGTCTCCTTCCCTCGGTTCGGCCACAACCACTGCGCGCCTTAACTTGCGCTCTGGTGCAGGCACAAACCACAGCATCATTACGACTCTTGCCAAAGGGCAAAAAGTCGAGTTGCTTAAAAAGCAAGGTGGTTGGTACCAAGTTAAAGCAGGCAGCCGGACAGGATGGGTTTCCGCTGATTACTTAAATGTCAACGGCTCTGGCAATGTCGACAACGCTCCTTCTATCGGTTCTGCCACAACAACGGCGCGCCTTAACTTGCGTTCCGGTGCAGGCACAAACCATAGCATCATCACGACTCTTGCCAAAGGGCAAAAAGTCGAGTTGCTCAAAAAGCAAGGTGGTTGGTACCAAGTTAAAGCGGGCAGCCGGACAGGATGGGTTTCCGCTGATTACTTAAATGTCAACGGCTCTGGCAATGTCGACAACGCTCCTTCTATCGGCTCTGCCACAACAACGGCGCGCCTTAACTTGCGCTCTGGTGCAGGCACAAACCATAGCATCATTACGACTCTTGCCAAAGGGCAAAAAGTTGAGTTGCTTAAAAAGCAAGGTGGTTGGTACCAAGTTAAAGCAGGCAACCGGACAGGATGGGTTTCTGCTGATTACTTAAATGTCAACGGCTCTGGCAATGTCGACAACGCTCCTTCTATCGGCTCTGCCACAACAACTGCGCGCCTTAACTTGCGTTCCGGTGCAGGCACAAACCACAGCATCATTACGACTCTTGCCAAAGGGCAAAAAGTTGAGTTGCTTAAAAAGCAAGGTGGTTGGTACCAAGTTAAAGCAGGCAACCGGACAGGATGGGTTTCTGCTGATTACTTAAATGTCAACGGCTCTGGCAATGTCGACAACGCTCCTTCTATCGGTTCTGCCACAACCACTGCGCGCCTTAACTTGCGTTCCGGTGCAGGCACAAACCACAGCATCATTACGACTCTTGACAAAGGGCAAAAAGTCGAGTTGCTCAAAAAGCAAGGTGGTTGGTACCAAGTTAAAGCAGGCAGCCGGACTGGTTGGGTATCGGCTGATTACTTAAATGTTAACGGCTCTAGCAATGCTGATAGTGCTCCTTCGATCGGCTCGGCCACAACAACTGCGCGCCTTAACTTGCGCTCTGGTGCAGGCACAAACCATAGCATCATTACGACTCTTGACAAAGGGCAAAAAGTCGAGTTGCTCAAAAAGCAAGGCGGTTGGTATCAAGTTAAAGCGGGCAACCGGACTGGTTGGGTATCGGCTGATTACTTAAATGTTAACGGCTCTAGCAATGCTGATAGTGCTCCTTCGATCGGCTCTGCTACAACGACAGCACGGCTTAACTTGCGGTCTGGTGCTGGCACGAACCACAGCATTATTACGACTCTTAACAAAGGGCAAAAAGTTGAGTTGCTCAAAAAGCAAGGCGGTTGGTACCAAGTTAAAGCAGGCAACCGGACTGGTTGGGTATCAGCTGATTACTTGAACGTGAGCAACAATCAAGCCAAAACAGAGGCAGTTGAGACGGTTATCGATAGAGGGACAACGACAGCACGTCTAAACCTTCGCGTTGAACCAAATACATCGAGCAAGATTATGACAACTTTGAACAATGGTCAACAGCTAGACATCTTAAAGAAACAAGGCAGCTGGTACTATGTTAAAGTTGGCTCACAAACGGGCTGGGTCTCTTCCCAATACGTTAAGCTAACAGAGGCGAAACCGACTGTCCAAGTCATGGCACGTACTTTCTCATTCGCATCCATTGCTCCAGAAATGGAACCAAACGAGGAAGCGAACGAAAGCGTGACTGACATTGTGAACGAGGAAAATGATGTTGCCGATTCTGAAAACAGTCAATCAGAGAAACAACAGCCTGCTGATGAAGATGAAAAAGAAGAAGACAAACAAGACGTTCCTGAAAGCGATGGCAACCAAGAGCAAGACAACCTTGCTAATAACGAAGAAGAGCCAACACAAGCTGTTTCACCTGACAAAGAACTAGACACAGACGAAAACGCTGAAGAGCCAGCAATCGATGAGAGCGACACTGATCTTCACTCAGGCGAGGCAAATGACGACGCAGTTAAAGAAGACGACCTTGTAGTTGATGAAAATGAGCAAGCTAGCGAAACGACTGGCACGGAAAACAACGCTGAAAACGAAGAAAGCGACTTACCAACATCGGAAGACGCTCCTTCTGAAGAGAACGACTCCTCTGATGAAAGCAGCCTAGAAGAGCCACAAAATCCTGAAACTGACGCTACCAAGGAAGAACAAGATCTAGAAACGGACGCTAGCACAGAAGAGCAAGATTCAGAAACTGACGCTAGCACAGAAGAGCAAGATCCAGAAACGGACACTAGCACAGAAGAACAAGATCCAGAAACGGACACTGGCGCAGAAGAACAAGATCTAGAAACGGACACTAGCACAGAAGAACAAGATCTAGCGGAACAGGTAGCGGAGGAAGAACATGGCGATACTGATCGTACCTCCGAAGACCAAGACAGTCCAGTTAGCGGTACAACTGAAAACAATGAAGCTGACGAAAACAGTGAATTTGTTCAAGAACAAGAAGAAGAAGAATCAGATGTAGCAGGCGACGAAGATGAGGCATCACCAGAAGAGGCTGAAGCGTCTTCAGAACAAGACGAGGAACCTTCAGAAGCAACGGAAGAGCAGCAAACAGCAGTTGGCAAAAAAATTCAACTGACGGAAAACACGCTCTTATTTAGTGAAGCCTCTAGCAATTCCGAACAACTACTTGAACTTTTCGAAGATGATATGATCGAGATTCTTGAGGAAGACACTGATTTTGTAAAAGTAAAAGCGAACGGCGTTGAAGGCTGGATTGCGGTTGAAGCACTCGCTGCAGTGCTTCATTAA
- a CDS encoding LCP family glycopolymer transferase gives MVEDSRKRRRKKRRTKFILKTTLIAAIVALLALGSGVWYIFNHLSDTAAGSYQGLDRGNKSERRIEPVDVGKDNFSMLLLGSDYREGDGAERTDSVMVATFNKSERSIILTSIPRDTYVEIVGYRGGGFKDKITHAHAFGGIDMAIATVEELLDIPIDHYALIRFDGLVDVVDALGGIDLELTYDIDFEEKSRGVDFQFRKGPAHLNGEQALAYARERKSASGGGDKGRGIRQQQVVEAIIDKAASFSSITRFDDVFQAVGDNLQMDLTFPNIISLHGYASSLSGIETMQLETTGTRRPDIYGNSIWYEDIHEDSLLEIQQTLKQHLELTDAGSANFIDPTSPESEALTDTNSPSGTISPTE, from the coding sequence ATGGTTGAAGATTCAAGAAAACGTCGCCGAAAAAAAAGACGGACAAAATTTATTTTAAAGACAACTTTAATTGCAGCCATTGTCGCCTTGCTCGCGTTAGGCAGTGGCGTTTGGTATATTTTTAACCATTTAAGCGATACAGCGGCCGGTTCTTACCAAGGCTTGGACCGAGGCAATAAATCTGAGAGACGGATTGAGCCAGTTGATGTTGGGAAGGACAATTTTTCGATGCTGCTTTTAGGAAGTGATTACCGTGAAGGGGATGGCGCCGAACGAACGGACTCCGTCATGGTAGCAACTTTTAATAAAAGCGAGAGATCGATTATCCTAACGAGCATTCCACGTGACACTTATGTAGAAATTGTCGGCTATCGAGGTGGCGGCTTTAAAGATAAAATTACGCATGCCCACGCGTTTGGTGGTATTGATATGGCGATTGCCACCGTTGAAGAACTGCTAGATATACCGATTGACCATTACGCGCTCATCCGTTTTGACGGTCTTGTAGATGTTGTCGATGCTTTAGGCGGCATTGACCTTGAACTCACATACGACATTGACTTTGAAGAAAAAAGCCGCGGTGTTGACTTTCAATTCCGTAAAGGGCCTGCCCATTTAAACGGCGAGCAAGCACTCGCTTATGCTCGTGAACGGAAATCCGCATCTGGCGGCGGCGATAAAGGCCGCGGCATCCGCCAACAACAAGTCGTTGAAGCCATCATTGATAAAGCTGCTTCTTTTTCTAGCATCACACGATTTGATGATGTCTTTCAAGCAGTTGGTGACAACTTGCAAATGGACTTGACGTTCCCAAATATTATTTCGCTCCATGGTTATGCTTCGTCTCTTAGCGGCATTGAAACAATGCAATTAGAGACTACTGGTACTCGCCGCCCTGATATTTATGGCAACAGCATCTGGTACGAGGATATTCATGAAGATAGCTTGCTCGAAATCCAGCAAACTCTTAAACAACATCTTGAACTAACAGATGCAGGTTCAGCTAACTTTATAGACCCAACGAGTCCCGAAAGTGAAGCATTAACTGATACAAACAGTCCATCTGGCACAATAAGCCCAACCGAATAA
- a CDS encoding Lrp/AsnC family transcriptional regulator: MGKLDKLDFLILEYFQQDGKCTYSQIARKLGVSEGTVRKRATKMRKDGVFDFMIRINPLKVGYSVKAFIGIHSQLGKQHEIGQWLKTFPQVIYIASYSGYHDLILQAYFENNEALVHFVNTELTPENGIEGIDVSIQLKQYKDSISYLLS, from the coding sequence ATGGGAAAGCTAGATAAACTCGATTTCTTGATTCTAGAATATTTCCAGCAAGATGGCAAGTGTACGTACAGCCAAATCGCCCGCAAGCTTGGTGTCAGCGAGGGGACAGTTCGAAAACGGGCCACAAAAATGCGAAAAGACGGCGTATTTGATTTTATGATTCGCATTAATCCTTTAAAGGTAGGCTATTCCGTAAAAGCGTTTATCGGCATTCATTCGCAGTTGGGAAAACAACATGAAATAGGACAATGGCTAAAGACGTTTCCTCAAGTGATTTATATTGCATCTTATTCGGGCTATCATGATTTAATCCTGCAAGCGTATTTTGAAAATAATGAAGCGCTTGTCCATTTTGTCAATACAGAGCTCACGCCAGAAAACGGAATTGAAGGAATTGATGTCAGCATCCAACTAAAACAGTACAAAGATTCAATTTCTTATCTATTGTCGTAA
- a CDS encoding ABC transporter ATP-binding protein has protein sequence MAEDKKLLSIEHLTTSFRINDQYYAAVDNVSLDVNKNEILAIVGESGSGKSALAFSIVGLHDKLNTKIEGEINYKDNNITNLPERKLNKLRGKEMGMIFQDPLTALNPLMTIGNQIDESLELHTKLNKPSRRKKVLDLLQQVGIPNPEVTYNQYPHELSGGMRQRVVIAIAISCDPEFLIADEPTTALDVTIQSQILDLLKKLKSETNSGIILITHDLGVVAEMADRVAVMYAGQIVELAPVVELFKNPLHPYTRSLLQSNPSVNEVKTKLHVIQGIVPSLDKLPRQGCRFKDRIPWLAESAHDEDPVLQEVKPGHFVRCSCYKHFEFPNSSGEAARNGVIGS, from the coding sequence ATGGCAGAAGACAAAAAGCTACTTAGCATTGAACATCTAACGACTTCTTTTCGAATAAACGATCAGTATTACGCAGCCGTTGACAATGTTTCACTTGATGTCAACAAAAATGAAATTTTAGCGATTGTCGGCGAGTCGGGTTCAGGGAAAAGCGCCTTGGCGTTTTCGATAGTCGGTCTGCATGACAAGCTAAACACAAAAATTGAAGGAGAAATAAATTACAAGGACAATAATATAACAAACTTGCCTGAAAGAAAGCTAAATAAATTGAGAGGAAAAGAAATGGGGATGATTTTCCAAGACCCTTTAACGGCCTTAAACCCTCTCATGACTATCGGCAATCAAATTGATGAATCGTTAGAACTACATACAAAGTTAAATAAGCCAAGTCGAAGAAAAAAAGTTTTGGACCTCTTACAACAAGTGGGCATTCCTAATCCTGAAGTAACGTATAATCAATATCCACATGAGCTTTCAGGGGGAATGAGGCAAAGAGTCGTCATTGCTATAGCGATTTCATGCGATCCTGAATTTTTAATAGCAGATGAACCAACAACTGCGCTAGATGTCACCATACAATCACAAATATTAGACTTATTAAAGAAGTTAAAAAGCGAAACCAATAGTGGCATTATTTTGATCACACACGATTTAGGCGTTGTCGCAGAGATGGCAGACCGAGTGGCTGTTATGTATGCAGGTCAAATTGTAGAACTTGCCCCTGTGGTGGAACTATTTAAAAACCCGCTTCATCCATATACACGTTCTTTATTGCAATCTAATCCTTCGGTAAACGAAGTGAAAACGAAACTGCATGTTATACAGGGAATTGTTCCTTCGCTAGATAAACTTCCTCGGCAAGGGTGCAGATTTAAGGATCGGATTCCTTGGCTTGCTGAGAGCGCGCATGATGAAGACCCAGTTCTTCAAGAAGTGAAGCCTGGACATTTCGTTCGGTGCTCGTGCTATAAACATTTCGAGTTTCCAAATAGCAGCGGGGAGGCAGCAAGAAATGGCGTTATTGGAAGTTAA
- a CDS encoding ABC transporter ATP-binding protein, translating into MALLEVKDLKVHFPVKAGILKRTVGYVKAVDGISFELESGKTYGLVGESGSGKTTSGRAIIGLNDITSGKVIFNGHDITLGRKAKLDFRKDIQMIFQDPYSSLNPKKRVLDIIAEPLRNFQKMTKAEEQKNVEELLEKVGLSRESIVKYPHEFSGGQRQRIGIARAIALKPKLVIADEPVSALDVSVQAQVLNFMADIQKELNLTYLFISHDLGIVRHFCDRIGIMYRGRFVEEGTREDIFENPQHIYTKRLISAIPDINPENRNKTAEMRQKVKEQYEKGTTHFFTKEGKVFDLQAISKTHLVALPGKGE; encoded by the coding sequence ATGGCGTTATTGGAAGTTAAGGATTTAAAAGTTCACTTTCCCGTGAAAGCAGGGATACTAAAACGGACAGTAGGCTACGTAAAAGCAGTAGATGGGATATCGTTTGAACTTGAATCGGGAAAAACGTATGGACTTGTCGGGGAATCAGGTTCAGGAAAAACAACATCAGGGCGAGCAATCATTGGCTTAAATGATATCACTTCAGGTAAGGTCATTTTTAATGGTCATGATATTACATTAGGAAGAAAAGCAAAATTAGATTTCCGTAAAGACATTCAAATGATCTTTCAAGATCCTTATTCTTCTCTGAACCCTAAAAAGCGAGTTTTAGACATTATCGCAGAGCCGTTGCGAAATTTTCAAAAAATGACAAAGGCCGAGGAACAAAAAAACGTCGAAGAATTGCTGGAAAAAGTGGGATTAAGTCGTGAAAGTATCGTTAAATATCCTCACGAGTTTTCTGGCGGCCAACGGCAGCGAATCGGGATAGCTAGAGCGATTGCCTTAAAGCCTAAATTGGTTATAGCAGACGAGCCTGTGTCGGCGTTGGATGTTTCAGTTCAAGCACAAGTGTTGAATTTTATGGCTGATATCCAAAAAGAGTTAAACTTAACGTACTTGTTTATTAGCCATGATTTAGGAATTGTCCGCCACTTTTGTGACCGAATCGGAATTATGTATCGAGGGCGTTTTGTAGAGGAGGGTACGAGGGAGGATATTTTTGAAAACCCTCAACATATTTATACGAAACGTTTAATATCGGCAATACCGGATATTAATCCCGAAAATCGGAATAAAACGGCGGAAATGCGACAAAAAGTGAAAGAACAATACGAAAAAGGGACAACACACTTTTTTACAAAGGAAGGCAAAGTCTTTGATTTGCAAGCAATTTCGAAAACCCATTTAGTCGCGCTTCCTGGGAAGGGTGAATAA